The Bacteroidia bacterium genomic interval ATGATTCCTGATTGTCAGGCACTTATTCGATTTTGGTAGATTGCCAATTGAGGAGCAGCCAACGCTTCTTTTTTTTCACATATACAGCCGTATAGCGCAAACGAATATCAAATGAACCGCCCTGGTACTTTCCCGCAACCTTTAATACTCCCCGACTCATGGCTGTTCTTTTTCGAAAAAGGATCTTTCTTCCTTCTTCTGCCTGCATGTTTTCATATCGGATTCTTCCGGAAGCTACATTCTGCAGGAAAGCTTGTTTATCCTCTACATAGGCATTTGAATGAATAAACATCACATCCGCGTCCAGAATTTTGGCAAGCAGCAAGGTATCTTGTTCCATTTGAGCGCGGAAACGACTATCCTCTAATTCAATCAGGTTTTGCCCGAATATTCCTCCACAAAAAAGGAGATATAAAAAGAGGGTAAAGCTATATCGTATCATACATCATTTTTTTATAGGATAAAGTGGGCTTAAGACCGAAGTCCTCGAACCTTTGTATGCAAATCCAAAAGCTATTGAAAATGGTCCCTTTAGCTCTTCGTCTATCTTAATTTTCACCTTTTTAACCAGACTTCTTTGGGCAGGAATTTTTTGAGGGAATAGCGCGAACTCCAAATTCCCATCGAAAAGGATTTCTTTTTCCCCAAAAATCATATAGCGGAACTCAAGAGGGAGCTCGCTTTTTCCGGGGATAATATCATGTTCATAAGGATTATAAAGCTTCAGCCGGATTTCTTTCTCTGACTGACTCTCCATATCTATTTCAGCATCCATAAGGCTAAGCTCCAGTTTTTGAGCGATTTGAAGGCTATCTACTTTCAGTGCATGAATCTTTTTCCCTCCAGCTAACTGTATTTCTTTACAATCCTCGCATTCTCCAACGAATAAGACCTCTTGATTATGTAGTTCTTTCTCATGCGTCCATAGATCATATTGATTTCTGCGATAGCTATGGTCTGTATAGGTAAAGGCAGGAATATTGAAATAGAAATGATATTTAGAAGAAGAGCGATAACTATTTTGAAAAAACAAAGGCACTCCCCCACTCTTTTCTTTTAAATCCACCATCCACGACAATTCCTGCATAGCGGGCCTGATTTTACTCAGGCCTGGAAGCATAGCAATCCGAAGTAGCAAACATAAGAATAGGCTTAGGCCTCCGCCTATATAAAGGAATTTTCGAAAGGTTTCATTTCGACTACTCAATTCATAGCCTAAAAAGATAAAAGGGATGCACAATACTACGGTCCATTGGGGTTCGGGATGTCCATTGAAACTATTGAGGAAGAAAAAGACGAATACTGCAGGTATGAGAAAAAAGAGGAATCGGTAAAAAGCTGTATTTCGTTTAAACTTTCTATAATAAATCAAGAGTAAGGGAAGGAGGAAAGGGCCAAAGGTATATACTTGCCCCAAAAAGAAATTGAGTTGATGGTCTATGCTATAGGCATCATTTCTTCCAGCCAGATGGTACTGAAAAGAGGGGAAGGTTTCAGCATATTGCCAGTAGAAATGCGGGAGAAAAAGTAAAATGCCGAAAATCGATGCGAGGTAAAAATTCTTTTGCCTCAAAAGCTGAAGATTTGCCAATACTGACATCCCAATTATCAGAATGCCATGGTACTTGCTGTATAAGAGTAAGGCCATACTCGCTCCCCAAAAGAGTGCATGGAGGATATTGGGTTTCTTCAGAAATCTCTGATAGGTCCAAAAGAATAGAACTGTAAAAAATAATAGCGGCACATCCGGCGTCATCACAAATCCATAGGCCTGAAACATAGGAAAAGCCAGTGCTAACAAAATGAAAGCAAGTAGATGCTTACTTTCTCTGGGACTTCCCAACATTCGCCAAATCATCCAAAGCGAAAACAGCTGTAATAAGGGTGCCCATAATCGTACCCCTATCGATCCTGGCAATAGACTACTCCCTGTCCGAATCAACAAAGCCACAAATGGCGGATGATCAAAATATCCCCAGGCCAAATCCCGGGAGTACATCCAATAATAGGCTTCATCCGGATCAAGTTCCGTAAAAATGCCTTGCAGTACATTTATCAGGAGAATCAGCCCAAAGGCTATCAGCAGTAAAATGGGAAACTTTTCTTTTCTCATTTGCTTCCAACAAGAGAATTTGCTGGCAATTTGAGAAAAGAAAAGTTTCAGAAAAAGTCTTAACGAAAGCTCTTTATCTCTTGAGCTCGAAAAATACTCCTACAGAATAAGAAGGTTGGGCCAAAACCAGCTCTCCTCTAAAGGCACTTGCGATGGTTGCTGAGATCCCTACATTGCCTTGCACTTTATAAGTAGCCTCTACAGAGTAACTGGTGTATTCTATATTATTGGCGAAAATCGAGGTACTATTGGCACCTACCGAAGAGTCCCCATTTCTGAAAGAAGAAATACCATACAGACGACCGATGAGCCAGAGTTTGCTATTAGCCAGTGAGATCCCTCCTTCTATTCCATAATGAAATTCATCCGAGAATCCATTGGAGCGATTGTTGAAACCGAGGTAGGCATTTCCATAAGCTTTCCCAAAGCTTTTGCCAGCATCCAGTTTTATCAATTGATTGAATTCGCCGTCTCCCGTTTGGAGGTTGTTCTGGCTTCCCCCTATCTGTATTCCCAAAGGAACTCCCAATAAGATTGTCGCTGCTACAGCTACTGGAGCTCCTCTTTTCGTCAGACCGATCTTTATGCCGACATCCGTATCTCCAAATGAATTGATGGCATCACCGGGAACCAGTACTTCTCCTGTCGTTCCTGAAACGAGATTATTATTAAATGCCCTGCTAAAGAAAGGCATATACAATACGCCTGTAATCCGATCTGTGAACCCATATTCACCATAAAAGCTGGTGTTGAAAATTCCGGTAGTAACATTGGGATCGATCAATCCCTGATCCGTATAGTGCTGGTCTGCTACGATCCACCACTGAGAAAGCTTGAAATATCCTTCTGCCTTCAATTGCGGCCATCCTCCACCTGCAAACATTTTTGGCAGGGAGAACAGAAACAAGCCCGTTATGAGTATTGCTGTTTTTTTCATTGTCTTCAGATTCTTAGTTATCAAAAGCACCGTCTCCCACTTTTACATTGAAAGGTTTACAGAAATACAAAACGTACTCATAGTCATTCAAGCCTACTTCATTCCCTAAATTATAGGAATGTTCTCCTTCAAAGATCGTTACTTCGCCTATTTCATAGGCTCCTGATGTGGTACTGGGGTTATTGGTAAGATAGACATACAAGCCTGGCAGATTTGAACTGGCCTTCCAATCATCACCAATCGCAAGGACCATATCCCCTTCCACCTCAGATAAGGAAAAACTCCCTTCCAGGGTATAAAAACTGGTGGTTTCTATGGTACCTGTTCTTTCGGTAACGGCAGCGGTAGTTTGTTCGCCTACCTGAATCAGCAATTCATCACTGATCATTTCTCCCTCCACTTCAACTTCGGCTTTCAGAAAAGCTTCTCCTGTCATCAGGCCTTTGGCAAGTCCATCCGAATTGACTTCAATAATGGTCGGGGCAGAAGATGTCCAATTGACATTCTGAATCGGTTCCTCTCTCCCGATATTATTGAGGTAGCTCAATTGAAATTGATAGGTACTATCAAAGGCAATGGTATCAATGGGATTGATGATCCGCAGCATAGGATCAACTTCATCATCAATGATATCATCTCCGATACAGGAAGTCAAGACAAGGGGAATCCACAATAAATGGATCAATAAGTCAGAAAGTCTAATTTTCTGATACATAGTTTTTTGGTTTGTTGGCAAAGAGCAAATAGCTATAAAGAAATTTGCGATGGCAAGTTCGTTTTCCTGATGACCGGATTCATCACAAAATGATAACATTTTATCATAGCTTCTGTTAGAATTGGAGAATTCGAAAAAAAAATGTGAATTTTTGTCACAGCCTCAAAGAAACTGTGTCTAAATTGTAAGCGGCTATCGGCTAGCTGACGCTTTGAAATCATGTCTCTGGCGAAATTGCCGTCTATTAGAAATAAAACACCATGCTGCTAAGCACTTCATTACAACAACAAATACAGGAAAGACTCAATAGAGTCCGAAATCATACAGAATATATCTGTGCTCCCCTTAAACCAGAGGATACGGTCGTTCAACCGATTGTTGATGTAAGTCCTCCTAAATGGCATCTGGGTCATACTACCTGGTTTTTTGAGGCCTTTGTCCTTGAACCTAATTTACCCGGATACCAGATTTTTCATCCCAAATATGCTTACCTCTTTAACAGTTATTATGAAGGGGCAGGAGAAAGGGTCGAAAGAGTTTATCGGGGAAACATGACTCGTCCCTCTTTAGGAGAAATTCTGGAATACAGAAAACATGTTACCCAACATCTCAATGATTATCTCAGTGGTCCTTATGCCAAAACAGAGGAAATATATAGGGTTATTGAGCTGGGTATGCAGCATGAGCAGCAACACCAGGAATTGCTGCTGTATGATATCAAATACATTTTAGGACACAATCCGCTATTTCCTGTTTATCGGGAGAAAATCCCTACAAATGGACAAGCAAATGATCCTATTGGGGAGGCCAGGTTTCTCAAAGTAGAAGCTGGAATCTATGAAGTGGGATATGAAGGACCGGGCTTCCATTTCGACAATGAAGAATGTGTCCATAAAGTTTATGTGGAAGATTTTGAGATCATGGACCGACTTATTACCCATGGAGAGTTTTTGGAATTTGTAGAAGCCGGGGGATATAAGGACTATCGCCATTGGTTGATGGAAGGATGGGCCTGGGTAAATGAACATAAAAAAGACATGCCTTTCTATTGGTTTAAAGTAGATGGTAAATGGAAGCATGTTACGCTACATGGCCTCCAGGATATTGATTGGGATTTACCCATGACACACATCAGCTATTATGAAGCCAATGCCTTTGCAAACTGGAAAGGCATGCGCCTGCCTACCGAATTCCAGTGGGAAATAGCCTGTAATACTTTTAGCCCGGAAATCCCGGAAGCGGCAAATTTCGTAGAATCAGAGCAGTATGGTCCGTCCAGAAGAAAAGCTGGAAATCATCAGTTCTATGGAGATGTATGGGAATGGACGCAAAGTGCGTATTTGCCTTATCCCAGATATAAAGCTCCAGAAGGAACCCTGGGAGAATACAATGGGAAGTTTATGGTAAATCAAATGGTCCTGAAAGGAGGATCTTGTGCCACTCCCAGAGACCATATCCGTTCGAGTTATCGCAACTTCTTCCATCCCCATTTGCAGTGGTTATTCAATGGGTTCAGATTGGTCAAATAAATTATCAAGAAGACAATAGTATATAAGGTATAAATGGCTATTTCATAAAAACAACAATAGCCGTATAAATCATTCCCAAACAATGTTTGTTTCGTTATGTTAAATGAGACCCTACTTCAGACACAGTTCGCTCAAGATGTAATTTCAGGTCTTTCAGCAAAACCTAAACATCTCTCTTCCAAATATTTTTATGATGCAGCCGGTAGCGAGATCTTCCGTCAGATCATGCGGATGGATGCTTATTATCTCACAGACTCAGAATTTGAGATTTTTGATCAGCAAAAAGAAGATTTGCTGCGCGCTTTTTTAGCGCCCGGAGGTCCTTTTTCTTTGGTTGAATTTGGAGCAGGAGATGGATTAAAAACACAAATCCTGCTGAAGCATTTTTTAGAAAGTGGAGTTGACTTCTCTTATTGGCCCATAGATATATCCGCAGACGCCTTAGGCAAACTTGAGGCAGAACTGGCAGCCAAATGGCCGGAACTCAATGTAGAGGGTTATCCCTATGAATATTTTGAAGCCATGCGGCGAATGAACCTCGATGAAGGCAATCGAAAAGTTGTATTCTTTCTCGGTTCAAATATTGGGAATTTCACCATTCCTCAGTCGATCAAATTTTTGGGTAAAATTGCTGCTGAACTCAATGAAGATGATCTGGTAATGATTGGTTTCGATCAGAAAAAAGATCCGGATGTCATTTTGAATGCCTACAATGATCCCGAAGGCATTACCCGGGAATTTAATCTCAATTTACTGAGAAGAATGAATCGGGAACTGGGAGCTGATTTCGATCTGAATAAATGGAAACACGCTCCCAATTATGATCCGCAAAGTGGAGAGACCAAAAGTTATCTTTTGAGTAAAGAAAATCAGACCGTACACTTCAGAGATCTGGGTAGAAGCTTTAGTTTCGGAGCCTGGGAACCTATTTGGCTGGAACTTTCTCAAAAATACGACCTGGACCTTATTCATCATTTGGCTGAGAAGTCCGGTTTTGAAGTCGTAGAGAACTTTTACGATAGCAAAGGGTACTATCTCAATTCTTTATGGAGATTGGCTTAAACGCAGTATTGTAGTACGTAGGTGTTGTAGTGTGTAAGTAAAACAAGCAGACTATAACACTAAAACACTCGCACACTTATCTTTCGTTTTCCCCAAAAAAGAAACCGCCCCTTTATTTCTAAAGGGAGCGGTCCAAACCCAAACAAACACCATGAAAAAACTTATTATGCTCTACAGGACTTTCGTCCTACGAGGGGTCTGCAAGCTTTAAGGTAAGTCGCTTATCGACTTGACTTTGTTCCTGAAATAGGTAACATTCTTGCTTTCCCTAAGATGAGGAAACTCTGCTAGTAAATCCTCCACCTCTGTCTCCGACAGCTTCTTACTAGCTCCCGTGTAATTATTCTTAATCGTCCACTTTCCCTCAAATTTTCTGATACAATACATGGTGTTGTTTTGTCTTTTTTCAGAATCACGAGTGTAACACACTCACGTTGTATATGATTACAAATAGTTTGCCGAAAAGAAGGAGGGATGCCATTAAATAACCGAACAGTCAATTCCACAGTATGAATGGTAAAATGCGATACCTGAATTCTCCAATTTCAAGTATAGACGGATTTTGATATTCATATATATTATAATCGATGGACGAAATTATTAAGAAAAGGGTATTTTTTGGCAGCCAACTTAGTTCTAAGCGTCCATTAAGTTCAACTTTGATTTACTTTCCATAAACTCAGGGATATTTGAAGGCATTTGTAAGAGAATGGGCTTTTTGGCCGGATCAAGCCATTTGATCAAATCCTGAATGTTTCCCTTGTCCATTGCGGTACATCCTGCCGTTCCCGAATCATTCTTTCTCCATACATGTAGGAAAATACAGGAACCCTTTCCTGCTTCTGCCTCTGGTGAATTATGCGCCACAAATACGCCCCATTCATAAAGATCATCCTTCCTCAGCATATGGTCAGTGCTATTCCAATCCGGGTTTTCCTCTCCCTCATCTATAATCTGGTTATAATAATTGCTATTCCCATCCTCTATACACATAGTGCTTGACACGACCTGTATATAAGGCATGTTTACCCAATTGGGCGCTTCGCTGTATCCAAAAGCCGAACCTAATTGAAATATACCTGCAGGAGATCGTTTATCTCCTTCCTTTTTTATAGGTCCCTCAGCATCGCTAAAGGTCTCATTTCCCTTTCCCCAGGCCATCCCTGATTTACCAACTACAATTGGCCAGGCTTTGCCGACTTCTTCCCAGCCTTCTCCCGACCATTCATAGCGACTCATCTGGCCCTCCACAGCATCCCAATGAGCTACGCTCACCACAACGAGCTGTTGAGATTCCGGTTTTTCCATTTGGCTCATTTGAGATTGAGCTTCGACTTCATTTGGGACCTCTTCTTTAGGTTTGGATTCTGAGCAAGCAAAAAACAAGGGAATGATTACCGAAAAATATAGGATGTGTTTTCGCATAGATTTATTTTTGCACATTATTAGAACACAAGAACTAATATACCAGTCTTATACCAGAGCTACCTATTGCTCTAACATTTAATCTAAGCTTGCAATGAAAAAAATACTCCTACCTCTCTTTATCCTGGCGACTTTGCTAGGTATTGGCTTCCTATTTATGGGAAACCTGGAAAGTGATGAAAATAGTGAAAGACCGGAATATGCACTCGCCATACATGGAGGCGCAGGTGCGATGAGTCGTGATCTTATGACCGACGAAATGGAAGTTCAATATCGGGCAGGGTTGGAAGCGGCTTTACAGAAAGGAGAAGAAATCCTCAAGAATGGAGGAACAGCTATGGATGCAGTAGAAGCCACTATTCACATCCTGGAAGACAATCCCCTCTTTAATGCAGGAAAAGGTGCAGTATTTACCCATGAAGAAACTGTTGAACTGGATGCTTCCTTTATGGATGGAAAAACTGGAAATGCAGGAGCAGTTGCAGGCATAAAAACTATTAAGCATCCTATTTCAGCAGCCAGAATGGTTATGGACAGTTCTGTACATGTAATGATGGCAGGAGAAGGAGCGGATAAATTTGCCAGTTCCTATGGTCTTGAGATGGTAGAGAATACGTATTTCCATACTGAAAGAAGGCTAAAGCAAGTACAGGAAAAGAAAGCGGGTGAAGAACCCAAGGTTTTGAAAAAGCATGGAACCGTAGGTTGCGTAGCTTTAGATAAAGAGGGTAATCTAGCTGCCGGGACCTCTACTGGAGGAATGACCAATAAAAGATACGGTCGAGTGGGAGACGCACCTATCATAGGAGCAGGGACTTATGCCAATAATGAAAGTTGTGCTGTCTCCTGTACAGGACATGGCGAATACTTTATTCGTAATGTTGTGGCCTATGATGTTTCGGCCCTTATGCAGTATGGAAATAAAAGCCTGCAAGAAGCCGGAGATCATATTATCCATGAAAAATTGGTGAAGCAAAATGCCTCAGGTGGCTTGATTTCTCTGGATAAAGATGGAAATATCCATATGCCCTTTAACTCTGCAGGTATGTTCAGAGGATTTATTAAATCAGATGGCAGCAGTGGTATAGCTATCTATGATGATGAATTTTAGCCCCCTAATTATATACCCTATAAGCCCTCAAAAAATTTAAAGAATGATACAAGAATTTAAGAAAGTAGCTGTCATAGGTGCCGGTACAATGGGAAATGGCATCGTTCACGTTTTTGCTCAACATGGATATGATGTTAATCTTATTGATATCAGTCAGTCTGCCATAGATAAAGGAATGGCTTCCATTGGAAAAAACATGGACCGCCAAATCAAAAAAGAGCTAATTACTGAAAGTGAGAAAGAGCAGGCTTTAGCCAGAATTAAGACCCATACCCAGCTCAAGGATGCTGTATTAGACAGGAATCTGGTGATAGAGGCTGCAACCGAAAACATGAATCTGAAGCTTTCCATATTTAAAGAGCTTGCGGAATCCAGCCCTGCGAATTGTATTCTTGCCAGTAATACCTCTTCTATTTCGATCACGAAAATTGCCGCAATCACCGGAAGAAGTGATAAAGTCATCGGCATGCACTTTATGAATCCAGTTCCGGTAATGAAGCTGGTGGAAGTTATTAATGGATATGATACTTCTGCAGAAGTAACAAAAGCTATATTGGAGCTTTCAGAGGATCTGGGGAAAGTCCCGGTTTCGGTCAATGACTATCCGGGATTTGTTGCAAATCGGATTTTGATGCCCATGATCAATGAGGCGGTCTATACGCTCTTTGAAGGAGTAGCTGGAGTAGAGGAAATTGATACAGTGATGAAATTGGGAATGGCACATCCTATGGGGCCCCTTCAATTGGCTGATTTCATTGGGCTTGATGTATGTCTGGCGATTCTGAAAGTATTGCAGGAAGGCTTTGGTAATCCAAAGTATGCCCCCTGCCCTCTTTTGGTAAATATGGTAACTGCAGGCCATCTGGGTAGAAAGTCAGGAAAAGGCTTTTACGACTACTCGGCCTAAGACAGATATAAAGAATTATTTTTTTTCCTCTCCATTCAGGATCTGATTCTGACGGGAGAGGTTTTTTATTTCAACTATTCGGACAGAATATTACACCGTTGGGGAAAATATTGATACAATTATTTGTACTATTTCCCCATTGCATATTACATTTGTATCATCAGTTCGGATGTAGACACTATAGCCTCTGCGCTTTCTCCCGAACTATACCCCCCCTATATAGCTTCGTTTTCTCGTATTGCCTACTCAATTTCTAACATCAGGTACTTACTATAAAACAAGCAAATGTTCAAAAAACTTACTCTTTCTACCACCCTCCTGGCTTCCATCCTTTCTTTCAATACTTCTTCTCTCTCTGCCCAGCTCCCCCTTTATGTTAATATGGGTAGCACCTCTACCTGCGGCAACTTCGACCGCGGAGTTGATCTCGTCGGTGATTATGCTCCCGGAGATCATGCCTTCGTTTCCGGTAACAACCTACAGGTCTATGCGCCAGCCTCTCACATGAATCAGCCTCGCCCCGATGCCTGTATGTATGGCTCTGAGCTCTTCGCTGAAGGAGATTCAGATTTGGCCTTGAACTATTGTTCCCTTACTCCCAATGAAGATATGCTCCTCACCCTTCACTTTGAGGAAATATATGCAGGTATACAAGCTGCTGGTGTTCGTCAGTTTGATATCGTCATCCAGGGTACTACCGTCCTCTCCAATTTTGACATCTGGGCCGAAGCCGATGCCCTCAATGGAGGAAATGGAGGAAACAACATCCCGGTAGACAAAACTTTCTCTGTTACAGCAGACGCTTCTGGATGTCTCGAAGTAGTACTCAAGGACATCGGCATGAACAACCCCAAAATCAACGGAATTTCTCTTGAAGCGGCTAGCGCTTTCCCGGTTGAATTTCTCTCCTTCAATGCAAAAACAAATGTACAGAATGGAGTAGACCTCTTTTGGGAAACTGCCTCCGAACTCAATAATGCAGGTTTCCAGGTACAGTACAGTACCGATGGAAACAACTATACAAATGCAGCTTTTGTAGAAGGAGTCGGCAACAGCCAGAACATCGAAAGCTATCAATTTTCTCTCCCGCAAATGGAAGCCGGAAGCTACATCTTCCGTCTCAAGCAGATCGACATCG includes:
- a CDS encoding 3-hydroxybutyryl-CoA dehydrogenase yields the protein MIQEFKKVAVIGAGTMGNGIVHVFAQHGYDVNLIDISQSAIDKGMASIGKNMDRQIKKELITESEKEQALARIKTHTQLKDAVLDRNLVIEAATENMNLKLSIFKELAESSPANCILASNTSSISITKIAAITGRSDKVIGMHFMNPVPVMKLVEVINGYDTSAEVTKAILELSEDLGKVPVSVNDYPGFVANRILMPMINEAVYTLFEGVAGVEEIDTVMKLGMAHPMGPLQLADFIGLDVCLAILKVLQEGFGNPKYAPCPLLVNMVTAGHLGRKSGKGFYDYSA
- a CDS encoding L,D-transpeptidase family protein, translated to MRKHILYFSVIIPLFFACSESKPKEEVPNEVEAQSQMSQMEKPESQQLVVVSVAHWDAVEGQMSRYEWSGEGWEEVGKAWPIVVGKSGMAWGKGNETFSDAEGPIKKEGDKRSPAGIFQLGSAFGYSEAPNWVNMPYIQVVSSTMCIEDGNSNYYNQIIDEGEENPDWNSTDHMLRKDDLYEWGVFVAHNSPEAEAGKGSCIFLHVWRKNDSGTAGCTAMDKGNIQDLIKWLDPAKKPILLQMPSNIPEFMESKSKLNLMDA
- a CDS encoding nuclear transport factor 2 family protein, whose amino-acid sequence is MIRYSFTLFLYLLFCGGIFGQNLIELEDSRFRAQMEQDTLLLAKILDADVMFIHSNAYVEDKQAFLQNVASGRIRYENMQAEEGRKILFRKRTAMSRGVLKVAGKYQGGSFDIRLRYTAVYVKKKKRWLLLNWQSTKIE
- a CDS encoding L-histidine N(alpha)-methyltransferase — translated: MLNETLLQTQFAQDVISGLSAKPKHLSSKYFYDAAGSEIFRQIMRMDAYYLTDSEFEIFDQQKEDLLRAFLAPGGPFSLVEFGAGDGLKTQILLKHFLESGVDFSYWPIDISADALGKLEAELAAKWPELNVEGYPYEYFEAMRRMNLDEGNRKVVFFLGSNIGNFTIPQSIKFLGKIAAELNEDDLVMIGFDQKKDPDVILNAYNDPEGITREFNLNLLRRMNRELGADFDLNKWKHAPNYDPQSGETKSYLLSKENQTVHFRDLGRSFSFGAWEPIWLELSQKYDLDLIHHLAEKSGFEVVENFYDSKGYYLNSLWRLA
- the egtB gene encoding ergothioneine biosynthesis protein EgtB, with protein sequence MLLSTSLQQQIQERLNRVRNHTEYICAPLKPEDTVVQPIVDVSPPKWHLGHTTWFFEAFVLEPNLPGYQIFHPKYAYLFNSYYEGAGERVERVYRGNMTRPSLGEILEYRKHVTQHLNDYLSGPYAKTEEIYRVIELGMQHEQQHQELLLYDIKYILGHNPLFPVYREKIPTNGQANDPIGEARFLKVEAGIYEVGYEGPGFHFDNEECVHKVYVEDFEIMDRLITHGEFLEFVEAGGYKDYRHWLMEGWAWVNEHKKDMPFYWFKVDGKWKHVTLHGLQDIDWDLPMTHISYYEANAFANWKGMRLPTEFQWEIACNTFSPEIPEAANFVESEQYGPSRRKAGNHQFYGDVWEWTQSAYLPYPRYKAPEGTLGEYNGKFMVNQMVLKGGSCATPRDHIRSSYRNFFHPHLQWLFNGFRLVK
- a CDS encoding glycosyltransferase family 39 protein, which translates into the protein MRKEKFPILLLIAFGLILLINVLQGIFTELDPDEAYYWMYSRDLAWGYFDHPPFVALLIRTGSSLLPGSIGVRLWAPLLQLFSLWMIWRMLGSPRESKHLLAFILLALAFPMFQAYGFVMTPDVPLLFFTVLFFWTYQRFLKKPNILHALFWGASMALLLYSKYHGILIIGMSVLANLQLLRQKNFYLASIFGILLFLPHFYWQYAETFPSFQYHLAGRNDAYSIDHQLNFFLGQVYTFGPFLLPLLLIYYRKFKRNTAFYRFLFFLIPAVFVFFFLNSFNGHPEPQWTVVLCIPFIFLGYELSSRNETFRKFLYIGGGLSLFLCLLLRIAMLPGLSKIRPAMQELSWMVDLKEKSGGVPLFFQNSYRSSSKYHFYFNIPAFTYTDHSYRRNQYDLWTHEKELHNQEVLFVGECEDCKEIQLAGGKKIHALKVDSLQIAQKLELSLMDAEIDMESQSEKEIRLKLYNPYEHDIIPGKSELPLEFRYMIFGEKEILFDGNLEFALFPQKIPAQRSLVKKVKIKIDEELKGPFSIAFGFAYKGSRTSVLSPLYPIKK
- a CDS encoding malectin domain-containing carbohydrate-binding protein, with protein sequence MFKKLTLSTTLLASILSFNTSSLSAQLPLYVNMGSTSTCGNFDRGVDLVGDYAPGDHAFVSGNNLQVYAPASHMNQPRPDACMYGSELFAEGDSDLALNYCSLTPNEDMLLTLHFEEIYAGIQAAGVRQFDIVIQGTTVLSNFDIWAEADALNGGNGGNNIPVDKTFSVTADASGCLEVVLKDIGMNNPKINGISLEAASAFPVEFLSFNAKTNVQNGVDLFWETASELNNAGFQVQYSTDGNNYTNAAFVEGVGNSQNIESYQFSLPQMEAGSYIFRLKQIDIDGAFAYSQSVEVAVEEPGSFTLGQVYPNPATSYASVELKINQTQKISAQLLDLQGRVIDTPFEGTIRENTLLNIELDIENQPAGLYLLRIKGTKGSITQKFFKK
- a CDS encoding isoaspartyl peptidase/L-asparaginase; translation: MKKILLPLFILATLLGIGFLFMGNLESDENSERPEYALAIHGGAGAMSRDLMTDEMEVQYRAGLEAALQKGEEILKNGGTAMDAVEATIHILEDNPLFNAGKGAVFTHEETVELDASFMDGKTGNAGAVAGIKTIKHPISAARMVMDSSVHVMMAGEGADKFASSYGLEMVENTYFHTERRLKQVQEKKAGEEPKVLKKHGTVGCVALDKEGNLAAGTSTGGMTNKRYGRVGDAPIIGAGTYANNESCAVSCTGHGEYFIRNVVAYDVSALMQYGNKSLQEAGDHIIHEKLVKQNASGGLISLDKDGNIHMPFNSAGMFRGFIKSDGSSGIAIYDDEF